A portion of the Ferrimonas lipolytica genome contains these proteins:
- a CDS encoding LysE family translocator — MINEISILTTLAVVHLVALASPGPDFALVVQAAGKHGRKAGLAIALGISLAILLHAVFAITGVSVLIQQLPALGVALKVAGGCYLLYLGIGALKTVPGRLRQGDGPLLKGSADSLNIKQATIKGFVTNLLNPKALVFFLSLLTSLVPTQMSMAGKGAAIGILWGLSFAWFALLSYLLTGKRMQQKLQGIAVWIDALCGTVFTLVGGIILGSVLMATIG, encoded by the coding sequence GTGATCAACGAAATATCCATTCTGACTACCCTAGCGGTAGTGCATTTAGTCGCTCTCGCTAGTCCTGGACCAGACTTTGCTCTGGTTGTCCAAGCTGCCGGTAAACATGGCCGCAAAGCCGGTCTAGCCATCGCCTTAGGGATCTCCCTCGCCATTTTGCTGCATGCAGTATTTGCCATTACTGGGGTGTCGGTATTGATTCAACAACTGCCAGCGCTCGGCGTAGCGTTAAAAGTGGCTGGTGGTTGTTACCTGCTGTACTTGGGGATTGGCGCGCTGAAAACCGTGCCCGGTCGATTACGGCAAGGTGATGGACCATTACTAAAGGGGAGCGCTGACAGCCTCAACATTAAGCAAGCCACCATCAAGGGATTTGTTACAAATCTATTAAACCCAAAGGCCTTGGTATTCTTCTTGAGCCTATTAACCAGCTTAGTGCCAACGCAGATGTCGATGGCAGGCAAAGGCGCAGCTATTGGGATTCTGTGGGGGTTGTCGTTTGCATGGTTTGCACTGCTCTCTTATCTCCTCACCGGCAAGCGCATGCAGCAGAAACTGCAAGGCATTGCGGTGTGGATTGACGCGCTGTGCGGCACGGTCTTTACCTTGGTTGGTGGGATTATTCTAGGCAGTGTACTGATGGCTACTATTGGTTAA
- the hldE gene encoding bifunctional D-glycero-beta-D-manno-heptose-7-phosphate kinase/D-glycero-beta-D-manno-heptose 1-phosphate adenylyltransferase HldE, which produces MKVALSAFEQAQVLVVGDVMLDRYWVGPTGRISPEAPVPVVKVDQTEDRPGGAANVALNVAALGGQAQLVGLVGADEAAQVLKASLTGLGVEPQLVEVANAPTITKLRVLSRNQQLLRLDFEEDFGLEATAPLKAATEKNLAPNKVMVLSDYAKGALAQVQDLIQLARAASVPVLIDPKGGSFEKYRGATLLTPNMSEFELVVGKVADEADLVNKGLALIEQYDFEALLITRSEKGMTLLRPGHKELHLPAMAREVYDVTGAGDTVISTLATALSSGAELDQACALANAAASVVVGKLGTSTVSAIEVAAMVSDMHDESGFGVVNESQLQLAVAEAKARGETVVMTNGCFDILHAGHVSYLAQARKLGDRLIVAVNDDDSVRRLKGDGRPVNSVDRRMAVLAALGAVDWVVPFAEDTPQRLIAQTLPDMLVKGGDYEVEQIAGHREVLDNGGEVKILGFEDGCSTSAIIKTIRSQD; this is translated from the coding sequence ATGAAAGTAGCCCTGTCGGCCTTTGAACAGGCTCAGGTATTGGTGGTTGGTGATGTGATGCTCGACCGTTATTGGGTAGGACCAACCGGTCGTATCTCTCCTGAAGCCCCAGTTCCAGTGGTTAAAGTAGACCAAACTGAAGACCGTCCTGGCGGCGCGGCGAACGTGGCATTAAACGTTGCTGCACTTGGCGGGCAAGCGCAACTAGTAGGCTTAGTTGGCGCTGATGAAGCCGCACAAGTACTGAAAGCCAGTTTAACCGGCCTTGGGGTTGAACCTCAGCTGGTCGAAGTTGCCAACGCACCAACCATTACTAAGCTGAGAGTGTTGTCTCGCAACCAGCAGTTATTGCGCCTCGATTTCGAAGAGGACTTTGGCCTAGAAGCCACGGCACCACTGAAAGCGGCCACCGAGAAAAATCTCGCTCCCAATAAAGTGATGGTATTGTCCGATTACGCCAAAGGTGCGCTAGCCCAAGTACAGGATTTAATCCAACTGGCTCGTGCTGCATCGGTACCAGTGCTTATCGACCCTAAAGGCGGCAGCTTTGAAAAGTACCGCGGTGCGACCCTGCTAACGCCGAACATGTCTGAGTTTGAACTGGTTGTTGGCAAAGTGGCCGATGAGGCGGACCTGGTCAACAAAGGCTTGGCATTGATTGAACAGTACGACTTCGAAGCGCTGCTAATCACCCGTTCTGAGAAGGGCATGACCTTACTGCGTCCTGGCCACAAAGAGCTGCACTTACCAGCAATGGCCCGTGAGGTTTACGATGTTACCGGAGCCGGTGATACGGTTATCTCTACTCTGGCTACGGCGTTGTCTTCTGGTGCGGAGCTGGATCAAGCCTGTGCCTTAGCGAATGCGGCGGCCTCGGTTGTGGTGGGCAAGCTTGGCACCTCAACGGTGTCGGCGATTGAAGTAGCGGCGATGGTGTCGGACATGCACGATGAATCAGGCTTCGGCGTGGTTAACGAAAGCCAACTGCAGCTGGCTGTCGCGGAGGCCAAAGCTCGTGGTGAAACCGTAGTAATGACCAACGGCTGTTTCGATATCCTGCATGCTGGTCATGTCTCTTATTTGGCGCAGGCGCGCAAGCTTGGTGACCGGTTGATTGTCGCAGTGAATGACGACGACTCAGTGCGTCGTTTAAAAGGCGATGGCCGCCCAGTCAACAGCGTCGATCGTCGCATGGCGGTTCTGGCGGCATTGGGGGCGGTAGATTGGGTGGTACCGTTTGCCGAAGATACGCCACAACGCCTGATAGCCCAAACCCTTCCGGATATGCTGGTGAAGGGGGGAGATTACGAAGTGGAGCAGATCGCAGGTCATCGGGAAGTGCTAGATAACGGTGGTGAGGTGAAAATCCTTGGCTTTGAAGATGGTTGCTCTACCTCGGCAATCATCAAAACCATTCGTTCTCAGGACTGA
- the lpxL gene encoding LpxL/LpxP family Kdo(2)-lipid IV(A) lauroyl/palmitoleoyl acyltransferase translates to MITEAQFERRLLHPKFWLLWAGVGLLKLLVKLPLSTQVSLGQRIGRGFKKFQPKRVKTVQRNIERCFPQMSATEQQQLLDANFDEIGMALFDTGNAWFWSDERIQQHMEIEGDEHLRAAQDAGHGVILLASHCLMLEPGARVFGQMHQGVGVYRPNKNPLLEYLQSAGRLRSNKGLIKKKEVRQMVKALRKGEVLWYTQDQDAGGRGVFANFFGLRCSTAPGAPALAKMGKAQVLPFFVERKADASGYRIKMHPPLTDFPSGDDQADVQRGNDETEKLVRMRPEQYMWLHRRFKTQEGTRDKTEFYR, encoded by the coding sequence ATGATTACAGAAGCTCAATTTGAACGCCGCTTACTCCATCCAAAGTTTTGGCTGCTATGGGCCGGGGTCGGTTTACTCAAGCTGCTGGTAAAACTGCCACTGTCGACCCAAGTAAGTTTGGGGCAACGAATTGGCCGTGGCTTTAAAAAATTTCAACCTAAGCGTGTTAAGACCGTGCAGCGCAATATTGAGCGCTGCTTTCCGCAGATGTCTGCGACGGAACAACAACAGCTACTGGATGCCAACTTTGACGAGATCGGCATGGCATTATTTGATACCGGTAACGCTTGGTTCTGGAGCGATGAGCGGATTCAACAGCATATGGAGATCGAAGGTGATGAACACCTGCGAGCCGCTCAAGATGCCGGCCACGGGGTTATTCTGCTGGCGTCCCACTGTTTAATGCTCGAGCCCGGTGCTCGCGTGTTTGGCCAGATGCATCAAGGGGTTGGTGTCTACCGCCCCAATAAGAACCCACTACTTGAGTATCTACAGAGCGCCGGGCGCTTGCGCTCCAATAAGGGCCTCATTAAGAAAAAAGAGGTGCGGCAGATGGTGAAGGCGCTGCGTAAAGGCGAAGTGCTGTGGTACACCCAAGATCAAGACGCCGGCGGTCGCGGCGTGTTTGCCAACTTCTTTGGGTTGCGCTGCTCCACTGCCCCCGGTGCGCCAGCGCTGGCGAAAATGGGTAAGGCGCAAGTGCTGCCGTTCTTTGTTGAACGCAAAGCCGATGCCAGCGGCTATCGAATTAAGATGCACCCGCCGTTAACCGATTTCCCAAGTGGCGATGACCAAGCGGATGTTCAACGGGGTAATGACGAGACAGAGAAGCTGGTACGGATGCGCCCAGAACAATATATGTGGCTGCACCGCCGTTTTAAAACCCAAGAGGGAACCCGCGATAAAACTGAGTTTTATCGTTAA
- a CDS encoding LysR family transcriptional regulator has product MQTRSDDLEILVTVVDSGGFSAAANALDIQVARVSRAVSKIEKQLGVSILNRTTRRVELTDEGRQFVDSVRLGLQQIQAAEEELISRGELPQGRLRVDAASPFVFHQLVPLIKRFNATYPDIQLELTSNEGFVDLLEHKTDVAIRIGKLADSTLHARPLGNSRLYIVASPEYLAGRGVPQRTAELSSHDTIGFSGIKALNNWPLKGFASLTPAFTSSNGETVRQLALAGNGIACLSGFMVKQDIEAGRLISLLESDKLENREREQINAVFYKSSSVARRISAFIDFIQPNLQL; this is encoded by the coding sequence ATGCAAACACGCTCAGACGATCTTGAAATTTTGGTGACGGTAGTCGATAGCGGAGGTTTTTCCGCGGCAGCAAATGCCTTGGATATTCAAGTGGCGCGAGTGTCACGGGCAGTCAGTAAGATAGAGAAGCAGCTCGGTGTTTCTATTCTCAATCGAACCACCCGTCGAGTAGAGTTAACCGATGAGGGGCGCCAATTTGTAGATTCGGTTCGACTTGGGTTGCAGCAGATCCAAGCGGCAGAAGAGGAGCTGATCTCGCGGGGGGAGTTACCTCAAGGGCGTTTGCGTGTCGATGCCGCCAGTCCGTTTGTGTTTCATCAGTTGGTGCCGTTAATAAAGCGCTTTAACGCAACCTACCCAGATATCCAACTCGAGTTGACCTCCAATGAAGGCTTCGTCGATCTGCTTGAGCATAAAACCGATGTTGCCATTCGCATTGGCAAGCTAGCGGACTCGACCCTGCATGCCAGGCCGTTGGGCAACAGTCGTTTGTATATCGTTGCGAGCCCAGAGTACCTAGCTGGACGCGGAGTTCCACAGCGAACGGCAGAGTTGTCCAGTCACGACACCATCGGTTTCTCTGGGATCAAGGCACTGAACAATTGGCCACTGAAAGGTTTTGCATCATTAACCCCTGCATTTACCAGCAGTAACGGTGAAACCGTGCGGCAATTGGCACTAGCGGGTAATGGTATCGCCTGTTTGTCGGGGTTTATGGTTAAGCAAGATATTGAGGCCGGACGGCTTATCTCGCTATTGGAATCAGATAAGCTGGAAAACCGAGAGCGGGAGCAGATCAACGCGGTGTTCTACAAATCGTCGTCAGTGGCGCGGCGCATCTCCGCCTTTATCGACTTTATCCAGCCTAATCTTCAGCTGTAG
- a CDS encoding MFS transporter, which translates to MPLALLALTLSAFAIGTTEFVIVGLIPTMATDLNVSLPSAGLLVSLYALGVAIGAPALTALTGKWNRKYVLLAVMSLFVLGNVLAWQAPGYNTLIVARILTGLAHGVFFSIGSTIATGLVAKEKAASAIAIMFTGLTVALVTGVPLGTYIGQAFGWQTTFLVVAVLGLIALIGSAILVPNNLKQPPAAKLSSQFKVLLQPRLLLVYAITALGYGGTFTAFTFLAPILEQVSGFSSSTIGLIMLVYGASVAVGNIWGGKMADSMGPIKALSIIFAALATILVVFNFTAVNPIAAVATILVWGAFAFGNVPGLQVYVVQLAEKHTPDAVDVASGLNIAAFNVGIAFGSWGGGIIVDKAGLMHTPWVGAVVVLVALALTRFSGRLDKRANQTEQLQPKLA; encoded by the coding sequence ATGCCGTTAGCATTACTTGCATTGACGTTAAGCGCCTTTGCCATCGGAACTACCGAATTCGTCATCGTTGGCTTAATCCCAACCATGGCCACCGATCTAAACGTGTCATTGCCTTCTGCAGGCTTGCTTGTCAGCCTATATGCACTAGGCGTTGCCATTGGTGCTCCAGCGCTTACCGCACTCACCGGAAAATGGAATCGAAAATACGTTCTACTGGCAGTGATGTCACTGTTTGTGCTTGGTAACGTGCTGGCGTGGCAAGCGCCGGGCTATAACACCTTGATTGTGGCGCGCATTTTAACTGGCCTCGCTCATGGTGTGTTCTTCTCTATTGGTTCAACCATCGCTACGGGTTTAGTCGCGAAAGAAAAAGCCGCGAGCGCTATTGCCATCATGTTCACTGGCTTAACAGTTGCTTTGGTAACCGGTGTACCTTTAGGCACCTATATTGGTCAAGCATTTGGCTGGCAGACCACCTTCTTAGTTGTTGCGGTACTTGGGTTAATTGCCCTTATTGGCAGCGCCATCTTAGTGCCTAACAACCTAAAACAACCGCCAGCAGCGAAGTTGTCTTCACAATTTAAGGTATTACTGCAACCGCGTTTATTGTTGGTTTATGCGATTACTGCATTAGGTTACGGTGGCACATTTACCGCATTTACCTTCTTGGCTCCAATCTTAGAGCAGGTATCTGGTTTCAGCTCTAGCACCATCGGTTTAATCATGCTGGTGTACGGTGCATCGGTTGCCGTTGGTAACATCTGGGGCGGCAAAATGGCTGACAGCATGGGGCCAATCAAAGCGTTGAGCATTATCTTCGCGGCGCTTGCCACCATCTTAGTTGTGTTTAACTTTACTGCCGTTAACCCAATTGCAGCAGTAGCGACCATTTTAGTTTGGGGGGCATTTGCCTTTGGTAACGTCCCGGGACTGCAGGTTTATGTAGTTCAACTGGCTGAGAAGCACACCCCAGATGCGGTTGATGTAGCTTCTGGTTTGAATATCGCGGCTTTCAATGTCGGCATCGCATTTGGCTCTTGGGGCGGTGGCATCATCGTCGATAAAGCGGGCTTGATGCATACCCCTTGGGTTGGTGCAGTAGTAGTTCTGGTTGCTCTGGCACTAACACGCTTTAGCGGACGCCTTGATAAGCGCGCTAACCAAACAGAGCAGTTGCAACCTAAGCTTGCTTAA
- the glnE gene encoding bifunctional [glutamate--ammonia ligase]-adenylyl-L-tyrosine phosphorylase/[glutamate--ammonia-ligase] adenylyltransferase — protein MTSVPHDPQLSAALQTQALRLWQRLCPDTLAQLGDNAHLQIWRLLALSEFVGNQLARDPQWLTMLWGEGQLQATLRHPDYATQLAAELALCPSEADGAKTLRRFRNRELCRIACRDLLNLADLNESLTHLSALAEAVVIAARDFVINLQAVAWGRASNSDGIEQPLLILGMGKLGGAELNFSSDIDLIFCYPEHGETQGGRRQWDNQQYFIRIGQKLINLLAKTDVDGFCYRVDMRLRPFGEAGPLVVSLAALEDYYQEQGREWERFAMVKARVLGNDSAAAEVNAMLRPFVYRRYLDYSAIDALRRMKGLIEAQIRRQAIRDNIKLGAGGIREVEFVVQSHQLIRGGREPGLRMQPLRPALEELERLGVLGAGYKQRLRQGYDLLRSVENRLQALNDQQTQTLPNNPDDLLRLALAMGDENADQLLVKIDQAMADIHQVFRITIGDSDDDEQELGALPSLWLDQNNKLDGEAILTEQQIEPELWPKLQRSRDDFKQRRLGPRGRETLDKLMPHMWQELAKRGHAEAVWLRLESVLLTILTRTTYLELLLEKAGARTQLANLCASSPWIAEQLARYPVLLDELIDPVALYQPLPAQGYAAELREFMLRISDDDLELQMEALRQFKQAQQLRIAAADVTGVLPVMKVSDHLSWLAEAIIEKVVEMAWYQISRRFGVPHNLDDGNRGFGVVAYGKLGGFELGYGSDLDLVFLHQADVGDTDGDKAVDASHFYIKLAQRILHLFSTRTSSGVLYEVDMRLRPSGQSGLLVSQIGRFEEYQQREAWTWEHQALTRARFVFGDDSLAQRFARLRHGILMERRDRQALQLEVVKMRQKMRDHLNKSNKEWFDLKQGCGGITDIEFMTQYLVLAHSAEASGLVRFSDNVRILEAALKAELISPEQAALLTSTYIELRDDNHHRVLAGDKGIVPLAEKPKACEQVALLWQQMFEH, from the coding sequence ATGACCAGCGTACCCCATGATCCCCAACTTAGCGCGGCACTGCAGACACAAGCCCTGCGCTTGTGGCAGCGATTGTGTCCCGACACCTTGGCACAATTAGGGGATAACGCCCACCTTCAAATCTGGCGGTTGTTGGCGCTATCGGAGTTTGTTGGTAACCAGCTGGCGCGAGACCCACAATGGTTAACCATGTTGTGGGGCGAGGGGCAGTTGCAAGCAACATTGCGTCATCCCGACTATGCCACCCAGCTCGCCGCTGAGTTAGCCCTGTGTCCCAGCGAAGCTGACGGAGCCAAAACGCTACGTCGTTTTCGCAATCGTGAGTTATGTCGTATTGCCTGTCGCGATCTACTTAACCTTGCTGATCTGAATGAATCATTAACCCATCTATCAGCCCTAGCTGAAGCAGTGGTTATTGCGGCCCGCGACTTTGTTATTAATCTGCAGGCGGTGGCATGGGGTCGAGCCAGTAACAGTGACGGCATTGAACAACCGCTGTTGATCCTTGGTATGGGTAAGCTTGGGGGAGCAGAGCTGAACTTCTCCTCCGACATCGATCTGATCTTTTGTTATCCCGAACATGGCGAAACCCAAGGTGGTCGGCGCCAATGGGACAACCAACAATACTTTATTCGCATTGGCCAGAAGTTGATTAACCTGTTGGCCAAAACTGACGTTGATGGTTTTTGCTATCGAGTTGATATGCGCCTGCGCCCTTTTGGTGAGGCGGGACCGTTAGTGGTATCGCTGGCGGCACTGGAAGATTACTACCAAGAACAGGGACGTGAATGGGAGCGCTTTGCGATGGTAAAGGCGCGGGTACTTGGTAATGACAGTGCGGCGGCAGAGGTGAATGCGATGCTGCGGCCGTTTGTGTATCGACGTTACCTTGATTATTCCGCGATTGATGCGTTGCGGCGCATGAAGGGATTGATCGAGGCGCAAATCCGTCGGCAGGCTATTCGCGATAACATCAAACTGGGTGCTGGCGGCATTCGTGAAGTTGAATTTGTGGTGCAAAGCCATCAGTTGATCCGTGGTGGTCGCGAACCTGGCTTACGGATGCAACCTTTACGGCCGGCGCTAGAGGAGCTAGAGCGCTTAGGGGTTTTAGGTGCTGGTTATAAACAGCGACTGCGGCAAGGTTATGACCTCTTGCGATCGGTCGAAAACCGCTTGCAGGCCCTCAACGATCAGCAAACTCAAACCTTGCCGAATAATCCAGACGACTTGCTTCGACTAGCGTTGGCAATGGGCGATGAAAACGCTGACCAACTGCTGGTGAAGATCGACCAAGCGATGGCCGATATTCACCAGGTATTTCGGATCACCATTGGCGATAGTGACGATGACGAGCAAGAACTCGGGGCACTGCCGTCATTGTGGCTCGATCAAAACAACAAGCTGGATGGCGAAGCGATTCTGACGGAACAACAAATCGAGCCTGAATTGTGGCCTAAGTTGCAACGCAGCCGAGATGATTTTAAACAACGTCGCTTAGGTCCTCGCGGCCGAGAAACCTTGGATAAGTTGATGCCACATATGTGGCAAGAGCTCGCTAAACGCGGCCATGCCGAAGCGGTGTGGTTGCGCCTAGAAAGTGTGCTGCTGACCATCCTAACGCGTACCACCTATCTGGAATTGTTGCTCGAAAAGGCCGGTGCACGAACCCAATTAGCTAACCTGTGTGCCAGTAGCCCGTGGATTGCTGAGCAACTGGCTCGCTATCCAGTGCTGCTTGATGAACTTATCGATCCGGTCGCATTGTACCAACCGTTACCTGCGCAGGGCTACGCTGCCGAGCTGCGTGAGTTTATGCTGCGCATTAGCGATGATGATCTGGAGTTGCAGATGGAGGCATTGCGTCAGTTTAAGCAGGCACAGCAACTTCGCATCGCCGCCGCGGACGTAACTGGCGTGCTGCCGGTGATGAAGGTTAGTGATCATCTGTCATGGTTGGCAGAAGCGATTATTGAAAAAGTAGTCGAAATGGCCTGGTATCAAATCAGCAGGCGTTTCGGGGTGCCGCATAACCTTGATGATGGTAATCGCGGTTTTGGAGTAGTGGCCTACGGTAAGTTAGGTGGGTTCGAATTAGGCTACGGCTCTGATCTTGATCTGGTGTTTTTACATCAAGCGGATGTTGGCGATACCGATGGCGATAAAGCCGTTGATGCTAGCCATTTCTACATCAAGCTCGCTCAGCGGATTTTACATCTGTTCTCAACTCGCACCTCGTCAGGGGTACTGTATGAAGTTGATATGCGCTTACGGCCATCGGGGCAAAGTGGTTTACTGGTGAGCCAAATAGGTCGCTTTGAGGAATATCAACAACGGGAAGCGTGGACCTGGGAGCATCAAGCGTTAACCAGAGCTCGCTTTGTTTTTGGTGATGACTCATTGGCGCAACGCTTTGCTCGGTTGCGTCATGGGATCTTAATGGAGCGTCGAGATCGCCAAGCGTTGCAGCTAGAGGTGGTTAAGATGCGACAAAAGATGCGCGATCACCTGAATAAATCCAATAAAGAATGGTTCGATTTAAAACAGGGTTGCGGTGGCATCACCGATATTGAGTTCATGACCCAATATCTGGTGTTGGCACACAGCGCTGAGGCCTCAGGTTTGGTGCGCTTTAGCGATAACGTCCGCATTCTCGAAGCGGCCCTGAAGGCTGAGTTGATAAGCCCCGAGCAGGCGGCGCTGCTCACCAGCACCTACATCGAACTGCGCGACGATAACCATCATCGAGTCTTGGCCGGGGATAAAGGCATAGTCCCGCTAGCGGAAAAGCCTAAAGCCTGTGAACAGGTTGCGCTGTTATGGCAGCAGATGTTCGAACATTAA
- a CDS encoding DUF350 domain-containing protein — protein sequence MEGILPLSLLPSAEHLLLQGIDLVLVLLLFVAARYSHGWFSGVDSTSELAERDNVAFGISVAGGVVALAIALSEVFMLPLVNQPILHGLRLLALGIGSLLMIRLGRWSYDKWGLHRFDKRELILEGNIAMALVDGAVACAIAMVLKGSMVWFDGLHWGTVPMLLVNFIAALTLLVLISRVLEWRFSRHNQGGSLQQALAQGHMPVAIRHGGYLLACGLLMHSSGLSSIFSPNEPVSNLAIWFSLSVCKILLLIIFSSLLRYLVLAKVKVNEEIELQNNGGVAALEGALVFASAYLISHLF from the coding sequence ATGGAAGGCATTTTGCCGTTGTCACTTCTGCCGTCAGCAGAGCATCTATTGCTGCAAGGCATCGATCTGGTATTGGTGCTGCTATTGTTCGTGGCTGCTCGCTATAGCCACGGCTGGTTTAGTGGGGTTGATAGTACTTCAGAGCTGGCTGAGCGTGACAACGTGGCCTTTGGGATAAGCGTTGCTGGTGGTGTGGTTGCCCTCGCCATCGCACTGTCGGAAGTGTTTATGCTGCCGTTGGTCAATCAACCAATATTGCATGGTCTGAGGCTGCTCGCCCTTGGGATCGGCTCGCTGCTGATGATCCGTCTCGGCCGCTGGAGCTACGATAAGTGGGGCCTCCACCGCTTTGATAAGCGTGAGCTGATCCTTGAAGGCAATATCGCGATGGCGTTGGTGGACGGTGCTGTCGCTTGTGCCATTGCGATGGTACTAAAAGGCAGTATGGTCTGGTTTGATGGTTTGCATTGGGGCACGGTTCCGATGCTATTGGTCAACTTCATCGCCGCACTGACGCTGCTGGTGCTGATCAGCCGCGTATTGGAGTGGCGTTTCTCCCGTCACAATCAAGGGGGCAGCCTACAACAAGCGCTAGCGCAAGGGCATATGCCAGTGGCTATCCGCCACGGTGGTTATCTTTTGGCTTGCGGCCTGTTGATGCACAGCAGCGGCCTGTCCTCTATCTTTTCGCCCAACGAACCGGTGAGCAATCTGGCCATTTGGTTCAGTTTATCGGTGTGCAAGATTCTATTGTTGATTATCTTTTCTTCGCTACTGCGATACTTGGTGTTAGCCAAGGTCAAAGTCAATGAAGAGATTGAGCTGCAAAATAACGGTGGCGTGGCCGCGCTTGAAGGGGCGCTGGTGTTTGCCTCAGCGTATCTCATTAGCCACCTATTCTAA
- a CDS encoding potassium channel family protein, with amino-acid sequence MALALKDVLERSGFYHLDEFGVKNYHLKALLITSILTMVMLCTGLGYLTYLFEVGAEGANVTNYAEAVWLMLMSASTIGFGDFYPVTLGGRIVSVVMFSLGVGILGGIGAMFATRMFGFSDTNVKNRELRKQNAEILEKVTALEAKLDRLLQQKQ; translated from the coding sequence ATGGCACTGGCATTGAAAGACGTATTGGAACGCAGTGGATTTTACCATCTCGATGAGTTCGGGGTGAAAAACTACCACCTAAAAGCACTACTCATCACCTCGATTTTGACCATGGTGATGCTGTGTACTGGATTGGGCTACCTCACCTACCTGTTTGAAGTTGGTGCTGAAGGAGCGAATGTCACCAACTATGCCGAAGCGGTGTGGCTGATGTTGATGTCCGCCTCCACCATCGGCTTTGGCGATTTTTATCCGGTCACCTTAGGTGGTCGGATCGTTTCAGTGGTTATGTTTAGCTTAGGGGTAGGCATTTTAGGTGGCATTGGCGCCATGTTTGCTACCCGTATGTTTGGCTTTTCAGACACCAACGTCAAAAACCGCGAGCTGCGCAAACAAAACGCCGAAATCTTAGAGAAAGTAACGGCACTTGAAGCCAAACTTGACAGGCTGCTGCAACAGAAACAGTAA
- a CDS encoding inorganic triphosphatase, whose amino-acid sequence MEIEIKLLLPPNCCSKRLCDWRWPALLEATSNDTLGNIYFDTDQQILRKKDMGLRIRRKGTQQEMTLKTAGEVVGGMHARPEYNVDVVSDRPDLSLFPAGIFADDEVALINAQLQPQFATDFVRQKGELQIVDAVVEVALDQGEILAGEQSLTIAELELELISGDAKSLLPLVAEVMQQQPLRLGLDSKAARGYRLAQLQPAAAVVTQWQETPAAVLSAWQRNEERLLCGDQQALAPLLSLWQQAQQWQSQPQWLARAQQQLAASEVPQSTLVELLQQRQYGLTQLALLTAWLQSN is encoded by the coding sequence ATGGAAATAGAAATTAAACTGCTGTTACCCCCGAATTGTTGCTCTAAGCGCCTCTGTGACTGGCGCTGGCCAGCGCTTTTGGAGGCAACGAGCAACGATACTCTCGGAAATATTTATTTTGATACGGATCAACAGATCTTAAGAAAAAAGGATATGGGCCTTCGAATCCGTCGCAAAGGCACTCAACAAGAGATGACGCTGAAAACTGCTGGTGAGGTAGTTGGCGGAATGCATGCACGCCCAGAGTACAATGTTGATGTGGTTAGTGACCGTCCTGATTTGAGCCTGTTTCCCGCAGGGATCTTTGCCGATGACGAGGTGGCATTGATCAACGCCCAGTTACAGCCGCAGTTCGCCACCGACTTTGTTCGTCAAAAAGGGGAGTTGCAGATTGTCGATGCGGTCGTTGAGGTTGCCCTTGATCAAGGCGAGATCCTTGCAGGCGAACAATCTCTAACTATTGCGGAACTGGAGTTGGAGCTTATCAGCGGTGATGCCAAATCGTTGCTACCACTAGTGGCCGAAGTGATGCAGCAGCAACCGTTGCGATTGGGACTCGACTCCAAGGCTGCACGGGGCTATCGGTTAGCCCAGCTGCAACCTGCGGCAGCGGTAGTCACCCAGTGGCAAGAGACTCCTGCAGCGGTGTTGTCGGCGTGGCAACGCAACGAGGAGCGTTTGCTCTGCGGCGACCAACAAGCACTGGCACCGCTGTTGTCGTTATGGCAGCAGGCGCAGCAGTGGCAATCGCAGCCTCAGTGGCTTGCTCGTGCCCAACAGCAATTGGCGGCGAGCGAAGTGCCACAATCCACTTTGGTTGAGCTGTTACAACAACGCCAGTATGGTTTGACCCAACTGGCGCTATTAACGGCTTGGCTGCAATCGAACTAA